One Thermus hydrothermalis genomic region harbors:
- the thiD gene encoding bifunctional hydroxymethylpyrimidine kinase/phosphomethylpyrimidine kinase, translating into MRVALSIAGSDSGGGAGVQADLKVFFRFGVYGTSALTLVTAQNTLGVQAVYPLPPGLVYAQIQSVAQDLPIHAAKTGALGNAEIVQAVAEGVRRFGIAPLVVDPVMVAKGGDSLLAPEAVEALKVALFPLALLITPNRLEAEALLGSPIRTLKEAEEAARALLALGPKAVLLKGGHLEGEEAVDLLATREGVRAYRAPRVNTRNTHGTGCTLSAAIAALLALGKPLEEAVAEAKAYLTRALKTAPPVGHGHGPLNHWA; encoded by the coding sequence ATGAGGGTGGCCCTTAGCATCGCCGGCTCGGACTCTGGGGGCGGGGCGGGGGTGCAGGCGGACCTCAAGGTCTTCTTCCGCTTCGGGGTCTACGGGACGAGCGCCCTCACCTTGGTCACGGCCCAGAACACCCTGGGGGTGCAGGCCGTCTACCCCCTGCCGCCCGGCCTGGTCTACGCCCAGATCCAAAGCGTGGCCCAGGACCTGCCCATCCATGCCGCTAAAACCGGGGCCTTGGGGAATGCCGAGATCGTCCAGGCAGTGGCGGAGGGGGTGCGGCGCTTCGGCATCGCTCCCTTGGTGGTGGACCCGGTGATGGTGGCCAAGGGCGGGGACTCTCTCCTCGCCCCCGAGGCGGTGGAGGCCCTGAAGGTAGCGCTTTTTCCCTTAGCCCTCCTCATCACCCCAAACCGCCTCGAGGCCGAAGCCCTCTTGGGAAGCCCCATCCGGACCCTAAAGGAAGCGGAGGAGGCTGCTAGAGCCCTTTTGGCCCTAGGGCCCAAGGCGGTCCTCCTCAAAGGGGGGCATCTGGAGGGGGAGGAGGCGGTGGACCTCCTCGCCACCCGGGAGGGGGTGCGGGCCTACCGGGCCCCGAGGGTGAACACCCGGAACACCCACGGCACGGGCTGTACCCTTTCCGCCGCCATTGCTGCCCTTCTGGCCTTGGGCAAGCCCCTCGAGGAGGCGGTGGCGGAGGCCAAGGCCTACCTCACCCGCGCCTTAAAAACGGCCCCTCCCGTGGGCCACGGGCATGGGCCCCTCAACCACTGGGCCTAA
- a CDS encoding phosphate-starvation-inducible PsiE family protein, translating into MEGFYRFFPRAEAVIYLFAGVLVVLGAAYLLAAAVVEGVALLLGGEGGKLAVFLLDRVLLALMMAEILYTLVRFAKEGQLQVEPFLIIGVIAGVRRILVVTAEGLQKFPFSLDHPGFQAVLAELLLLSLMILALALAYRWVRR; encoded by the coding sequence ATGGAGGGGTTTTATCGCTTTTTCCCCCGCGCGGAGGCAGTGATTTACCTCTTTGCGGGGGTATTGGTCGTTTTGGGTGCAGCCTACCTTTTGGCCGCAGCGGTGGTGGAGGGGGTTGCGCTTCTCCTGGGTGGTGAAGGGGGCAAGCTGGCTGTTTTTCTTTTGGACCGCGTTCTCCTCGCCCTAATGATGGCGGAAATCCTTTACACCCTGGTGCGTTTTGCCAAGGAAGGTCAACTTCAGGTGGAACCCTTCCTTATCATCGGGGTGATTGCGGGGGTACGGCGCATCTTGGTGGTGACTGCCGAGGGGCTCCAGAAGTTTCCCTTTTCCCTGGACCATCCAGGTTTTCAGGCGGTTTTGGCGGAGCTCCTCTTGCTTTCGCTAATGATTTTGGCTTTGGCCTTGGCGTACCGTTGGGTGCGTCGCTGA
- the thiC gene encoding phosphomethylpyrimidine synthase ThiC yields the protein MTQLEAARKGIVTEEMAYVAEQEGVSPEFVREGVAAGRIVIPRNPNHRTLRDFKGIGEGLSVKVNANLGTSYDYVDVEEEVEKARVAIRYGADTVMDLSTGGDLKEIRRRILEVATVPLGTVPIYEAEFRAAKRKNFFDMSPDELFEVIEEHGKEGVDYITVHVGVTLKNLEVYRHAPRTTGIVSRGGGLMAAWMLHRGEENPLYARFDDLLDIARTYDMTLSLGDGLRPGSLADSTDRAQIAELLTIGELVERARRAGVQAMVEGPGHIPLNEVATNVQIQKKLTGHAPFYILGMLPVDTAAGFDHIAGAIGGALAGWMGADMLCYLTPAEHLGLPTAEHVKEGVIAFKIAAHAADVARGNPRALERNRRMSEARYRLDWEAQFALALFPEEARRLKEERGSRTKACSMCGPFCPMNLVEAVLRGRERLELPVA from the coding sequence ATGACGCAGTTGGAGGCGGCAAGGAAAGGGATCGTCACCGAGGAGATGGCTTACGTGGCGGAGCAGGAGGGGGTTTCCCCCGAGTTCGTGCGGGAAGGGGTGGCGGCGGGAAGGATCGTGATTCCGAGGAACCCCAACCACCGCACCCTGAGGGACTTCAAGGGGATCGGGGAGGGGCTTTCCGTGAAGGTGAACGCCAACCTGGGCACCTCCTACGATTACGTGGACGTGGAGGAGGAGGTGGAGAAGGCCCGGGTGGCCATCCGTTACGGGGCGGACACCGTCATGGATCTCTCCACCGGGGGGGACTTGAAGGAGATAAGGCGGCGCATCCTCGAGGTGGCCACCGTTCCCCTGGGCACCGTGCCCATCTACGAGGCGGAGTTCCGGGCCGCCAAGCGCAAGAACTTCTTTGACATGTCCCCCGATGAGCTCTTTGAGGTCATTGAGGAGCACGGGAAGGAGGGGGTGGACTACATCACGGTGCACGTGGGCGTCACCCTAAAGAACCTAGAGGTCTACCGGCATGCCCCCCGCACCACGGGCATCGTAAGCCGGGGCGGGGGGCTCATGGCCGCCTGGATGCTCCACCGCGGGGAGGAGAACCCCCTTTACGCCCGCTTTGACGACCTCTTGGACATCGCCCGCACCTACGATATGACCCTCTCCCTGGGGGATGGGCTTAGGCCGGGCTCCCTGGCGGACAGCACCGACCGGGCCCAGATCGCCGAGCTCCTCACCATCGGCGAGCTGGTGGAAAGGGCCAGGCGGGCTGGGGTCCAGGCCATGGTGGAAGGGCCAGGCCACATCCCCCTGAACGAGGTGGCCACCAACGTCCAGATCCAGAAGAAGCTCACGGGGCATGCCCCCTTTTACATCCTTGGCATGCTCCCCGTGGACACCGCCGCCGGCTTTGACCACATCGCCGGGGCCATCGGCGGGGCCTTGGCGGGCTGGATGGGGGCGGACATGCTCTGCTACCTGACCCCGGCGGAGCACCTGGGCCTGCCCACGGCGGAGCACGTGAAGGAAGGGGTGATCGCCTTCAAGATCGCCGCCCACGCCGCCGACGTGGCCCGGGGGAACCCGAGGGCGCTGGAGCGGAACCGGCGGATGTCCGAGGCCCGCTACCGCCTGGACTGGGAGGCCCAGTTCGCCCTCGCCCTCTTTCCCGAGGAGGCCAGGCGGCTTAAGGAGGAGCGGGGAAGCCGCACCAAGGCCTGCAGCATGTGCGGCCCCTTCTGCCCCATGAACCTGGTGGAGGCGGTGCTGCGGGGTCGGGAGCGCCTCGAGCTTCCGGTAGCCTAA
- the tkt gene encoding transketolase yields MTKTQDLTALSVNAIRFLAIDAVEKAKSGHPGMPMAMAPLAYLLFREVMRHNPLDPAWPNRDRFVLSAGHGSMLLYAALHLTGYDLPLEELKRFRQWGSKTPGHPERGHTPGVEVTTGPLGQGIATAVGLALAEKKLAAEFNRPGHPVVDHYTYVLASDGDLMEGVSGEASSLAGQWGLSKLIVFWDDNRISIDGPTDLAFKEDVLLRYRAYGWQTLRVEDANDLNALRHALRLAQLDERPTLIAVRSHIGYGSPKQDSHKAHGEPLGPEAVEATRKNLGWPYPPFVVPEEVYQHMDMRAQGKAWQEAWERALEAYARAYPDLYQELLRRLQGELPPLPEEPPTFDKPLATRAASGKVLDLLAPRMPELLGGSADLTPSNNTKAEGMEDFSPQNPTGRYLRFGVREHGMGAILNGLNLHGGYRAYGGTFLVFSDYMRPAIRLAALMETPTVFVFTHDSIALGEDGPTHQPIEHLMSLRAMPGLWVVRPADAYETFYAWQVALKRKEGPTALVLTRQAVPLLSPEKAKGLLRGGYVLEDAEKPQGVLLATGSEVHLALKARDLLREQGVGVRVVSLPCLELFEAQPEAYRRAVLPPGLPVVAVEAGASLGWERYAHKVVGLDRFGASAPYPEVYERLGFTPERVAEALLELV; encoded by the coding sequence ATGACCAAGACCCAGGACCTCACCGCCCTATCCGTGAACGCCATCCGCTTCCTGGCCATAGATGCCGTGGAAAAGGCCAAAAGCGGCCATCCGGGTATGCCCATGGCCATGGCCCCCTTGGCCTACCTCCTCTTCCGGGAGGTGATGCGGCATAACCCCCTGGACCCCGCCTGGCCCAACCGGGACCGGTTCGTCCTTTCCGCCGGCCACGGGTCCATGCTCCTTTACGCCGCCCTCCACCTCACGGGGTACGACCTCCCCCTGGAGGAGCTTAAGCGCTTCCGCCAGTGGGGCTCCAAGACCCCGGGCCACCCCGAGCGGGGCCACACTCCTGGGGTGGAGGTGACCACGGGGCCCCTGGGCCAGGGGATTGCCACGGCGGTGGGCCTGGCTCTGGCGGAAAAGAAGCTTGCCGCCGAGTTCAACCGCCCGGGCCATCCCGTGGTGGACCACTACACCTACGTCCTGGCCTCGGACGGGGACCTGATGGAGGGGGTTTCGGGGGAGGCGAGCTCCTTGGCAGGGCAGTGGGGGCTTTCCAAGCTCATCGTCTTCTGGGACGATAACCGCATCTCCATAGACGGCCCCACGGACCTGGCCTTTAAGGAGGACGTCCTCCTGCGTTACCGCGCCTACGGCTGGCAGACCCTCAGGGTGGAGGACGCCAACGACCTCAACGCCCTCCGCCACGCTCTAAGGCTCGCCCAACTGGACGAGCGCCCCACCCTCATCGCCGTGCGGAGCCATATCGGCTACGGCTCGCCCAAGCAGGACTCCCACAAGGCCCATGGGGAGCCCTTGGGCCCGGAGGCGGTGGAGGCCACCCGCAAGAACCTGGGCTGGCCCTACCCGCCCTTCGTGGTGCCCGAGGAGGTCTACCAGCACATGGACATGCGCGCCCAGGGCAAGGCCTGGCAGGAGGCGTGGGAACGCGCCTTAGAGGCCTACGCCCGGGCGTACCCGGACCTGTACCAAGAGCTTCTCCGCCGCCTCCAAGGGGAGCTTCCCCCGTTGCCGGAGGAGCCCCCTACCTTTGACAAACCCCTGGCCACCCGGGCGGCGAGCGGCAAGGTCCTGGACCTCCTCGCTCCCCGCATGCCCGAACTCCTGGGGGGTAGCGCCGACCTTACCCCCTCCAACAACACCAAGGCCGAGGGCATGGAGGACTTCTCCCCGCAAAACCCCACGGGGCGCTACCTGCGCTTTGGGGTGCGGGAGCACGGGATGGGGGCCATCCTGAACGGGCTTAACCTCCACGGGGGCTACCGGGCCTATGGGGGCACCTTTCTGGTCTTTTCCGACTACATGCGCCCCGCCATCCGCCTCGCCGCCCTCATGGAAACCCCCACGGTGTTCGTCTTCACCCACGACTCCATCGCCTTAGGGGAGGACGGGCCCACCCACCAGCCCATAGAGCACCTGATGAGCCTTAGGGCCATGCCGGGGCTTTGGGTGGTCCGTCCCGCCGACGCCTACGAGACCTTTTACGCCTGGCAGGTGGCCCTGAAAAGGAAGGAGGGCCCCACCGCCTTGGTCCTCACCCGCCAGGCGGTGCCCCTCCTTTCCCCCGAGAAGGCCAAGGGGCTTTTGCGGGGCGGGTACGTCCTGGAAGACGCCGAGAAGCCCCAAGGGGTGCTTTTGGCCACGGGGAGCGAGGTCCACCTGGCCTTGAAGGCGAGGGACCTTCTGAGGGAGCAGGGCGTTGGGGTGCGGGTGGTGAGCCTGCCTTGCCTGGAGCTCTTTGAGGCCCAGCCCGAGGCGTACCGCAGGGCGGTCCTGCCCCCGGGCCTCCCCGTGGTGGCGGTGGAGGCGGGGGCCTCCTTGGGTTGGGAGCGGTACGCCCACAAGGTGGTGGGCCTGGACCGCTTCGGGGCCAGCGCCCCTTACCCCGAGGTCTACGAGCGCCTGGGCTTTACGCCAGAGCGGGTGGCGGAAGCCCTTCTAGAGCTGGTGTAA
- a CDS encoding MFS transporter — protein sequence MDVLSRLERLPLGRPHYRLLFLLGLGWALDAMDVGLISFTLPALSREFGLSPVQAGLLGSAGLLGMLLGAALGGRLADRLGRKAVVGYSLFLAGLGSLFTAWAPGLGWIYLFRFLTGVGLGAELPVAASLMGEFSPRVHRGRMVVLLEAFWAVGWLLAALVGYLLVPDLGWRAAFLVGALPALYAAYLRLSLPESPRWLVAQGRLKEAEALVTAWERAFPHPLPLPSPVPAPKAYPYAALFRPPLLRRTLFLSLAWFALNAGYYGAFIWLPSLLVAQGYTLVRSLEYVLLMTLAQVPGYLTAAFLVERLGRRPVLVGFLALSALSAYLLAQASSPGELLLFGSLLSFFNLGAWGAIYAYTPELSPTTLRGSGAGLAAAVGRVGGILAPYATGALLPAWGPGGVLALHGGLLLLAGLFALGVGVETRGRPLEET from the coding sequence ATGGACGTGCTTTCCCGTTTGGAGCGCCTGCCCCTGGGCAGGCCCCATTACCGTTTGCTCTTCCTCCTGGGCCTGGGCTGGGCCTTGGATGCCATGGACGTGGGCCTCATCAGCTTCACCCTGCCCGCCCTTTCCCGGGAGTTTGGCCTTAGCCCTGTCCAGGCGGGCCTTTTGGGGAGCGCTGGGCTTTTGGGCATGCTCCTGGGGGCCGCCCTGGGCGGACGGCTTGCCGACCGTTTGGGGCGTAAGGCGGTGGTGGGGTATAGCCTTTTTCTGGCGGGTCTCGGGAGCCTCTTCACCGCCTGGGCTCCGGGTCTTGGGTGGATCTACCTCTTCCGCTTCCTCACGGGGGTCGGCCTGGGGGCGGAGCTTCCCGTGGCGGCAAGCCTCATGGGGGAGTTTAGCCCCCGGGTCCACCGGGGGCGGATGGTGGTTCTCTTGGAGGCCTTTTGGGCGGTGGGGTGGCTTCTTGCTGCCTTGGTGGGGTACCTTTTGGTGCCGGACCTGGGTTGGCGGGCGGCCTTTTTGGTGGGGGCCCTCCCTGCCCTCTACGCCGCCTACCTGCGGCTTTCCTTGCCCGAGTCCCCCCGCTGGCTTGTGGCCCAGGGGCGTTTGAAGGAGGCGGAGGCCCTGGTGACCGCTTGGGAGAGGGCCTTTCCCCACCCCTTGCCTCTGCCGTCCCCTGTCCCCGCCCCGAAGGCTTACCCTTACGCCGCCCTCTTCCGCCCGCCCCTTCTCCGCCGCACCCTTTTCCTCTCGCTGGCTTGGTTCGCCTTAAACGCTGGCTACTACGGGGCCTTCATATGGCTTCCCTCCCTGCTCGTGGCCCAGGGGTATACCCTGGTGCGCTCCTTGGAGTATGTGCTCCTCATGACCCTGGCCCAGGTGCCGGGCTACTTGACGGCCGCCTTCCTGGTAGAGCGTCTGGGGCGGAGGCCCGTTTTGGTGGGCTTCTTGGCCCTGTCGGCCCTCTCCGCCTACCTCTTGGCCCAGGCCTCCTCTCCCGGAGAGCTCCTTCTTTTTGGAAGCCTTCTCTCTTTCTTCAACCTGGGGGCTTGGGGGGCCATCTACGCCTATACCCCTGAGCTTTCCCCCACAACGTTGCGGGGAAGCGGAGCGGGGCTAGCCGCTGCCGTAGGCCGGGTGGGGGGTATCCTGGCGCCCTACGCCACCGGGGCCCTCCTCCCCGCTTGGGGGCCGGGCGGGGTGCTTGCCCTTCACGGGGGGCTCCTCCTTCTGGCGGGACTTTTTGCCTTGGGGGTGGGGGTAGAGACCCGGGGAAGGCCCTTGGAGGAAACATGA
- the rpe gene encoding ribulose-phosphate 3-epimerase: MRFAVSILTADFGRLKEVVQEAERAGVDWIHLDVMDGVFVPNLTFGPLVVEAVRRATSLPLDVHLMIVNPERYLEDFAQAGADHITVHVEATYHPHRAVERIKELGKKAGLAINPGTPLEAFEPLLPYLDLALLMSVNPGFGGQKYIPTSTERLRRLKALRDRLNPACLLEVDGGVNPKTVGEVYQAGADVAVAGSALFNERPVADNLRVLREALK, translated from the coding sequence GTGCGCTTCGCCGTTTCTATTCTCACAGCCGATTTCGGTAGGTTGAAGGAGGTCGTCCAGGAGGCGGAGAGGGCTGGGGTGGACTGGATACACCTGGACGTGATGGACGGGGTTTTCGTCCCCAACCTCACCTTTGGCCCCCTTGTGGTGGAGGCGGTGCGCCGGGCGACCTCCTTGCCCTTGGATGTGCACCTTATGATCGTGAACCCCGAGCGCTACCTCGAGGACTTCGCCCAGGCGGGGGCGGACCACATCACCGTCCACGTGGAGGCCACCTACCACCCCCACCGGGCGGTGGAGCGCATCAAGGAACTGGGCAAGAAGGCCGGGCTCGCCATCAACCCCGGAACCCCCCTCGAGGCCTTTGAACCCCTTCTCCCCTACCTGGACCTGGCCCTCCTCATGAGCGTGAACCCGGGGTTTGGCGGGCAGAAGTATATCCCCACCTCCACCGAGCGGCTTAGAAGGCTCAAGGCCCTTAGGGATAGGCTGAACCCCGCCTGCCTCCTCGAGGTGGACGGAGGGGTGAACCCAAAGACCGTGGGGGAGGTGTACCAGGCAGGTGCCGACGTGGCGGTGGCGGGGAGCGCCCTCTTCAACGAAAGGCCTGTGGCGGACAACCTGCGGGTTTTGCGCGAGGCTTTGAAATAA
- a CDS encoding NAD(P)/FAD-dependent oxidoreductase: MRAEVAVVGAGIIGTLAAYELAKRGLEVLLLDAEKPGAATLASAGMLAPYPEGLSGELLEAGLFALEYYRDLLAELGEKGFAVEAGFSGTYVAALSPGEKEAWEAEGPPPYPVRGALGARAFPGGYVHPRALREALLASLRGMGVPYLKAEAQGVREGRVVLPEGEVRARRILLAVGAWGERFGLGVRPLRGEALLLQGPPPPGPLFAGEGYLLPREGGVYVGATGREGWGAGVDLFGLRWLADYAHERFPLLEGARFREAVWGYRPMGEVFVGEVGEGVYAATGHGRNGVLLAPWTARRLLKLMEVEG, translated from the coding sequence GTGAGGGCCGAGGTGGCGGTGGTGGGGGCGGGCATCATCGGAACCCTCGCCGCCTATGAGCTTGCCAAGCGGGGCCTCGAGGTCCTCCTCCTGGATGCGGAGAAGCCCGGGGCCGCCACCCTGGCGAGCGCCGGGATGCTCGCCCCTTACCCCGAGGGCCTTTCGGGGGAGCTCTTGGAGGCGGGGCTTTTCGCCCTGGAGTATTACCGGGACCTCTTGGCGGAGCTTGGGGAGAAGGGCTTTGCCGTAGAAGCGGGCTTTTCCGGCACCTACGTGGCCGCCTTGAGCCCAGGGGAGAAGGAGGCCTGGGAGGCAGAAGGCCCCCCGCCCTACCCGGTGCGGGGAGCTTTGGGGGCCAGGGCTTTCCCCGGGGGGTATGTCCACCCACGGGCCCTTAGGGAGGCCCTTTTGGCCTCGCTTCGGGGCATGGGGGTGCCCTACCTGAAGGCCGAGGCCCAGGGGGTGCGGGAGGGGCGGGTGGTCCTTCCCGAAGGGGAGGTGCGGGCCCGGCGCATCCTCCTCGCCGTGGGGGCCTGGGGGGAGCGGTTTGGCCTCGGGGTGCGCCCCCTCAGGGGGGAGGCCCTCCTCCTCCAGGGACCTCCTCCCCCCGGCCCGCTCTTCGCCGGGGAAGGGTACCTCCTGCCCCGGGAGGGTGGGGTCTACGTGGGGGCCACGGGCCGGGAGGGGTGGGGGGCAGGGGTGGACCTCTTCGGGCTTCGGTGGCTTGCGGACTACGCCCACGAGCGCTTTCCCCTCCTGGAGGGGGCCCGCTTCCGGGAGGCGGTTTGGGGGTATAGGCCCATGGGGGAGGTCTTCGTGGGGGAGGTGGGGGAGGGGGTCTACGCGGCCACGGGGCATGGCCGCAACGGGGTCCTCCTCGCCCCTTGGACGGCGAGGCGGCTTTTGAAGCTCATGGAGGTGGAAGGATGA
- a CDS encoding thiolase family protein — translation MREAVILEAVRTPIGKRNGALREWRPDALYAEVLNALLARSGLDPTRVEDVVTGCVTQAGEQGANVGRLGVLLSRLPKEVPAVTLNRMCGSSQQAVHFAAQAIAAGDLDFAIAGGVESMTRAPMFSDIGGGFHTLNPALFQKYALIHQGESAERIARLYGFSRRDLDEWSLLSHRRAQRATEEGRFLGQLVPLTGLDPEGKPFLLDRDEGIRPDTSLEKLLALKPAFLEDGLITAGNSSQISDGAAALLLGEKERAQALGLRPRARFLARVVVAGDPTLQLLEILPATRKALERAGLSLRDLDVIEVNEAFASVVLAFLKEFNPDPERVNPNGGAIALGHPLGATGAILMTKLLHELERRDGELGLQVMCIGHGQATATVIQRL, via the coding sequence ATGAGGGAAGCGGTGATCCTCGAGGCGGTGCGCACCCCCATCGGCAAGCGGAACGGGGCCCTTAGGGAGTGGCGGCCCGATGCCCTGTACGCCGAGGTCCTGAACGCCCTCCTGGCGCGAAGCGGCCTGGACCCCACCCGGGTGGAGGACGTGGTCACGGGGTGCGTGACCCAGGCGGGGGAACAGGGGGCCAACGTGGGGCGGCTTGGGGTGCTCCTTTCCCGCCTGCCCAAGGAGGTGCCGGCGGTGACCCTCAACCGCATGTGCGGCTCAAGCCAGCAGGCGGTGCACTTCGCCGCCCAGGCCATCGCCGCCGGGGACCTGGACTTCGCCATCGCCGGTGGGGTGGAGAGCATGACCCGGGCCCCCATGTTCTCGGACATCGGGGGCGGCTTCCACACGCTAAACCCCGCCCTTTTCCAGAAGTATGCGCTCATCCACCAAGGGGAAAGCGCCGAGCGCATCGCCCGGCTTTACGGGTTTTCCCGGCGGGACCTGGATGAGTGGAGCCTCCTCTCCCACCGCCGGGCGCAAAGGGCCACGGAGGAGGGCCGCTTCCTTGGGCAGCTGGTCCCCCTCACCGGCCTGGACCCCGAGGGAAAGCCTTTTCTCCTAGATCGGGACGAGGGCATCCGCCCGGACACGAGCCTGGAGAAGCTCTTAGCCCTCAAGCCCGCCTTCCTGGAAGATGGCCTCATCACCGCTGGCAATAGCAGCCAGATCTCCGACGGGGCGGCGGCCCTCCTCCTGGGGGAAAAGGAAAGGGCCCAGGCCTTGGGCCTTAGGCCCCGGGCCCGCTTCCTCGCCCGGGTGGTGGTGGCGGGGGACCCCACCCTGCAACTTTTGGAGATCCTCCCCGCCACCCGGAAGGCCCTGGAGCGGGCGGGGCTTTCCCTCCGTGACCTGGACGTGATAGAGGTGAACGAGGCCTTCGCCAGCGTGGTCCTGGCCTTTCTCAAGGAGTTCAACCCGGACCCCGAGAGGGTGAACCCCAACGGGGGGGCCATCGCCTTGGGCCACCCCCTGGGGGCCACGGGGGCTATCCTCATGACCAAGCTCCTCCACGAGCTGGAGAGGCGGGACGGGGAACTCGGCCTCCAGGTGATGTGCATCGGCCACGGCCAGGCCACGGCCACGGTGATCCAGAGGCTTTAG
- a CDS encoding 3-hydroxyacyl-CoA dehydrogenase, which produces MERSALVTGGASGLGWAAALALRARGYRVVVLDLKRGEEDLLYVEGDVREEADVARAVALAGEGGPLFAVVNAAGIGLAQKILGREGPHDLEAFRKVLEVNLVGTFNVLRLAAWAMRENPPDGEGQRGVIVNTASVAAYEGQIGQAAYAASKGGVVALTLPAARELAEWGIRVVAIAPGLFDTPLLQGLPEKAKASLAEQVPFPRRLGRPEEYALLVLHILENPMLNGEVVRLDGALRMAPR; this is translated from the coding sequence ATGGAGCGGAGCGCCTTGGTGACGGGTGGGGCCTCGGGGCTTGGGTGGGCCGCCGCCTTGGCCCTGAGGGCGAGGGGCTACCGGGTGGTGGTCCTGGACCTCAAGCGGGGGGAGGAGGACCTCCTCTATGTGGAAGGGGACGTGCGGGAGGAGGCGGACGTGGCGAGGGCGGTGGCCCTGGCGGGGGAGGGCGGGCCCCTTTTCGCCGTGGTGAACGCCGCGGGCATCGGCCTTGCCCAGAAGATCCTGGGCCGGGAGGGCCCCCATGACCTCGAGGCCTTCCGGAAGGTGCTGGAGGTGAACCTGGTGGGCACCTTCAACGTCCTCCGCCTGGCGGCCTGGGCCATGCGGGAGAACCCGCCCGACGGGGAGGGGCAACGGGGCGTCATCGTAAACACCGCCAGCGTGGCCGCCTACGAGGGGCAGATCGGCCAGGCGGCCTACGCCGCCAGCAAGGGGGGCGTGGTGGCCCTCACCCTGCCCGCCGCCCGGGAGCTCGCCGAATGGGGCATCCGGGTGGTGGCCATCGCCCCGGGCCTCTTTGACACCCCCCTCCTTCAGGGCCTTCCCGAGAAGGCCAAGGCCTCCTTGGCGGAGCAGGTGCCCTTCCCAAGGCGCCTGGGGCGCCCGGAGGAGTACGCCCTTCTGGTCCTCCACATCCTGGAAAACCCCATGCTGAATGGGGAGGTGGTCCGGTTGGATGGCGCCTTGCGCATGGCCCCCCGGTAA